The genomic stretch gaaggggaaatttggacacacacacacacggccagaaggccacgtgaagacagacAGAGTGATGATTCTACAAGCCGGGGGacgccaaggattgccagcaaccaccagaagccaggggaggcctggaacagattccCCCTCCcggcctcagaaggaaccaaccctgcggaCACGCTGACCCAGACTTCCGGCTCAAAGCCgggatcaaggcactggcaggttcagtgtctggtgagggtcctttcctcatagatgaagcttcttgctgtgtcctcacacagtgaCAGGGACAAGGCAGCTCCCGAGGGCCTCTTggataaaggcactaatcccattcctgagggctccaccctcatgaactaatcacctcccaaaggcttcaCCTCTTAACACCATCACTTCACTGGTGAGAATTTCAACGTATGAGTTTTGGggagacattcagaccatagtaccTATAATGGGTTCAttgttatttgaaaatgaattaatagtagcaatgtttaaaaattactaactaattaaaaattactttcttctATGGCAAACATCAATAGGTAGATCCCACCTAAACAAAAGCTCTTGGGGGTCTTCAATACTAGAGTGTAAACAGGATCCTGAGACCAAAAGGTTTGGGAAACGCTGGTTTAGTCTCCCGTCTGCCAGGGTTAGGTGCAAAAGTCAGCTTCAAAGTCAAGATCACGTTTAGTCAAAATGCTCATGATGCCTTAGGAAGGGGGGCACCGTGTAGGAGGAGACCGGCACGGCACCCTGGCTTTTGGGGAGTCCTGGTGACCCCGTGCTTCCAGTCCTGAGGAAGGCCACTATTTACAAGGTTGGGCCCCAGACACGGTGGCCAGCTGTGCAAAACCATCTGATCATCATGGGGGCTGTGAAATGCTCATGCTGTAGATGCAGCTGCAGACTGAAGGAGTCCCAGGTTCAAGTCCTGTCTCAGCCTTGCTCTGGGTCCAAGTCATTGTGTTACACTTTACCCCACTCCCTTCTCTTTGCCCTGATGCATAGCGTTAATGGTGCCTACACCAGCGGGTCTCAGAGTGTGACCCTCACGTCAGCAGTGGCAGCGTCACCCACCAACTTGTAAGAgatgcagattcttgggcccaCCCAGGATCTGCTTGGTCAGACGTCCTGGGGGTGGCACGCAGCGACCCATTTTCCCAAACTGCAAAAGATTCCAGTACACACTCAAATTTGAGAACTGCTTGTATAAATTAAATGCACTTCCGATTTAACTCTCCTTGAACTTGTTAAACAATATTATGGGGAAACAAACAATTCCAGAATGTGGGACCTTCTGTAAGAAAACTAGTCTGGGAAAACTAGACTTCAAAATGTCAGTGTCATGGAAGTCTTCTCCATTAGAGGAGACTAATGCCAGGGCACATGCAGTACATGGACCCTCATCGGGTCCTGGGTGAGCTGGGAAGGAAACAGCTATATTCCTAGATAGCTGGGAAATTGGAATGGTATCATGGAATTGTTGATATTCTTAGGTATGACAATAGTCACATGGTTTTGAGGTGAATAATGTCTTTATTCTTAACAAGATGCATGATGAACTATAAGGTGTGTCTTTCAAATGgttcaaaccaaaaaaaaaaatatgtaaataagagACAAAGCAAAATGTCGCAAATTTAATAATGGTTAAACCCAGGTGGTTTTGATAGGAATATTCACTgttctttcagcttttctgtttgaaatttcCTTAAGCTGGGCACACAGAAGATGCCACTCCTCCATTTCACTCTCTTATTTAGATAGAACATCATGTGCCTAgcagttaggattaggtttggcTGTAACAGGGATCcaataacagtggcttaaaccaGATGAATACTTATTATTTCCATCTTATGTGAAAGctcacagggagggagggaggcgggtAAGATGGTTCTGATGGACGTTGTGTTCTGGGCTGAAGCACCTTCCATTTAATGCTGTCCCATGAGAGACGTCCCTGTCCTTATGGCCCAATGGGGCTGCTCCAGCTTCGGTCATTGCATCCACATTCCAGCAGGCAGAAGAGGAGGTAAAGGGCACATTCCTACTGCTTTTAGAGATAATCCCCTGAAGTTACTGCGAATTACCTCTCCTGGGCCAGAGCTTAGTTAcatagctgcaagggaggcaggGAAATGCCTTTACCCTAGGTAGTTGTGTAAGCAGCCTGAAATTGAGCATTTATTACTATGGAAATTGAAGGTCAGTTTGCAGGCTCTGCCCCACTATGAGAGGTGCTTTAAACTCACGATATGGCAGGCTGTCTTAAAGGGGTGTCCTGTGTCTTCTCAGAGCTTAGCGTGCATATTAAGGGAGTAACATACTTTAGTTCCTTGGGTTATTGCAAAGGCCTTGTGAGCCCAGCAAGTGAGCTGAGCTCCCCAACTCCCCCTTGTCGAGAGCCCCCTGACTCCCGTGTAACCAGCCCTGTTCCTCTTTTCTGTCCTGCAGTCTCCAACCTGTCCCAGTATTTCAGCCCAGCCTCGTTGGCCAGCAGCCCggcccgcgccctcctgctggtCGGCGTCGTCCTCCTGGCCTACTGGCTCTTGTCTCTGACTCTGGGCTTCACCTTCAGCGTCCTGCACGTGGTGTTTGGCCGCTTCTTCTGGATTGTGCGGGTCATCCTGTTTTCCATGTCCTGCGTGTACATCCTGCACAAGTACGAGGGCGAGCCGGAGAATGCCGTGCTGCCCCTGTGCTTCGTGGTGGCCGTCTACTTAATGACGGGGCCTATGGGCTTCTACTGGCGCAGCACCCCCAGCAACCCCAGCGTGGAGGAGAAGCTGGAACATCTGGAGAACCAGGTCAGACTGCTCAACATCCGCCTCAACAGGGTGCTCGAGAGCCTCGACCGCTCCAAGGACAAGTGACTGGCGGCCAGCCGGCGGGCGCCACTTCCACCAGCAAGCTCGCTcggaaaacagaaaaggaagaggaaacacaaaaacaaaccacCAAACCCCAAACGATCTTAATAAACATGACTGAGCAAGAAGGTGGCGctttgtgagggtgtttccagccGCCCGTCAGCTCTTAGGACTAACGTTCCAAGAAACATCAAAAAGATCGTTCATGTAGAACGACACACAGAGTGTCATtagtgggaaaaatattttttaaacaaaggataTAACCGTATTTAGCTGTACAGTGAGAGAAAATTTATCTGTGCGTAGAgcataaagttaattttttcaaGCATTGAAATACATCTTTTGTAAGGTTTTTTAATAAAGGCAGATTGAGTCGAGTTTATTAAAACTTTACATGGAGGGGGAGAATATGCTAatttgacattttagaaaagtttaaatGCAAGCGTTTGTTTTTGCAGCTTAGGAATTGGTGGATGACGTCCGTGTGCGTTATTTTCATGTTCCAAAACTGTGagctttattttatgttatttttggtTGATGTTGACCTAATGAATGTTGTCACTTCTCAATGTGGACAGTTGGGCTAGAGATGAAACCCAGCCTCCTTTGTATCCTGGTCACCCTGTCAAGCCCCCATCAGCCACATTTCTAAATGGAGAAATCATTATTTCTAGAAGACCTGagattttttccctccctctgtaCTTTGATGTATTTCAACCTcaacattttgaaaaggaaaattcaaGAAAGGGCAAAGAACTGTCTAGCCGAGTAAGCACTGAAGATGACTCCAGAATCTATTTCATGTCCCAATGTCGCTGTCTGCCAGGTAGGCTGAGATACAAAAGCTGTACctttggtttttgtctttgtttcactttgtttctGGTGGACTCAGGACCCTTGAAGGAAAACGAGCAGTGGCTAGTAACATTTTCAAGTCTGTTGCTACTTATGAAGCGTTCTCAGCAACAAGCAGCAGCAATACACAAGCCTTGGCAAAGATCTGAATTGTTTTCCCTGAAGTTTAGGGGCTTTTTGTCTGAAATCTGTTGCGTCCTCATTTTCGGTGGTttctgggggcagagggtggtACACCaaggctgggcctgggctggggctggtggaaGCACCCTTTGCTAGGAGCCCGTTAGGAAGGGAAGCCCACCGCTTGCGGATGTAGCTTTGACGGCTGCTGGGGACTGAGGCTGTCTCTAGAGACCCCAGTCAGATTTGCTGGGACCAGACCTGATGGCCCAGGTCTCAGTCTGGGGAAGACTTAGCTGTTTGCCAAGTCTTGTGCAGAGTTTCTGTGAAGTTTATTTTTGGTTGCAGGTGACTGGAAAATAGATACAGATGTTTCTGAGGATATTTAGGAAACTTCTTAAGGTGCACATAATGGGACCCAAACTCTCCTGGATTCAGTTCATTTCCTGAAACACATACCTGTTCCCTTGGATTTACTTGAGCAGATCTTTATCCATGGGAATTTGGAACACATGATTTCTGGATCAAAACCCTTCCAATTTTGTCATTTCGATGCTTGCAGGTGAATCTATTTCAGTGCAGGGTATAAATACCTTGGGGAGGTCATCATTGTCCTCTTTCCTTTTGTGCATTTGGCTGTCCCATGTTCAGGTACGAAAACAGCTTTGCTTTTGTTGGCCAGGGGGAGAGCGGCGTCTTGTGCACAAAGTCGGTGACTGCGGCCTTTGCCTTGGCTCCCCCATTGTTTGTGGTCATTGTAGGATGCCCGAGTGCTGTATTAAACTGTCACTGGGCTGGGTCGAGTGTCCACTGCATTCCTCCTTGCACCCTCATCCCTGAAACATGAAGGGCACTGTGTACTGTTGAGATCTACGTAGGATGAtcattttaacttgaaaacaGAGGGAGGTACATGTAATTGGGGTGCTGGTGGATTTGGACCTTACACATCCATGGAAGATTGCTGTCAGAAAAAtatgcaccattttttttttttccagtttggctAAGTATAGGCTCTGAAGCCAGTTTTGTAGTTTGATGAACACTCAGGTGGaagatgtcttcatttttaatgaaagaagcTACAGTAAGTTACTGAGTGTCACTTCAGGGCAGAACATTGTTTGAAATTCTGATAGAAATCCTAGATGCCAGGTTTGAAAaagtcttgtttttttaatgcataaaTTTCACTTTGGTTTGGGCGTATTTTTAACTCCAAATAGTTGggatttctctttctccattccaTGAAAGCTTGTAGGGTATTCAGCCCCTCCcctcatctttgttttttctcttttgtatgtGGAAAAGTGTATTTTTGTACCATATCTCATACCTTGAATAGAAAACTTTTTTATATCTTCAGGGCTGTAAAGTGTACTAGTGCAGCACTTCACAGAATGTGATATGAAAACATTCTGATGAAAACGGTGGCTCTGTTATAATTAAGactcagttgtttttaatatcttaaatttaATCAGTGTTAATTTCCCAGTGCTTCAGTATCACAATAAACACTTGCTTTACTGAGAACAGAGAATcatctagaaaagaaaaaggaccaACCATGTCCCAGTGCTGGGTTTGTGTGGATGTGTTAGGTTTGATGTTCCAGGACCTCTTCCTGGACAAAGATGCTTTTGTGGCGGGTGAGCCTTCCCTGAGCAGACTCTCCAGTACCAGTCGGCACTGCCTGCCTTTTGGTTCCTTTTGCTTCAGGTTTTAGCCCCCACATCATTTCTGGTAACAGCACAGCAGCAGAATTCCTTGAAAGCAGGCCCTCAAGCCTGGGTCATAATTCATAAAGGGGAGGTGAACGCAATGGGAAGGCGTTTAATGCAAGCACAGCAGGCCACGCCTGCTCACACAGCAAAGCCTGTCTCACACAGGGGTCAGGAAGCAGAGACATCAGGGAACTGGGGCAATGTCGTTAGGACCACGGCGGTAGGAAGTACCCAAGTGGGGCCATCCCCTGTTGGGTACTCTGTAAGAACATGCAGGTTGGGGTCGGTAGTTGGGAAGATTATGTGACTTTTGCATGCCTAAAGGGCTGCCTTGCAGGGAAGATATAAACACCTCTGGTTGCCCATCTGGCCCTGGGATTCGGCAGCCATGCGGAGTGGTTAAGAATAACAGGTGTCAGATGGCCAACACAGAACCTAGACACTGTTAATACAACTTGTCACTAGTGGACACCCTGAATTGCTTCATTTCTGTAATCTCTGCTACTTTCTAAGATGTTTTTGATAAATGACATCTGCCTTACTGGTTGACACCTGATAACTTCTCCCTGATGGGTTTCGAATTGGCTGACTTAACCAAAAAGCCAGCTCTTGCCATCCAACTggtgttttttcccctttcctaaaGAAACCAGTGGGTAGTTTTAGACCAACTGGTGTTACAAAGAATTCCTAAGGCTGCTAAGGTGTCAACCGTCCCActcccaactttttttttcttaatgctatATCACCtgcaaaaattttatttatggccATGTGAATAGCTGGACTTTTGCTCCTCAATTGTGAataatagaattatatatattttgcaggATCTAATGCAGTACCCTTAAATGCGTATTGGATGACCATCAATGTGATGTATAGTATCTGGTATAAACAAACTTTATTCAGCATATTGAATTCTTCTGTGTTTTGCTCTTCCTCGCTATGTAGGAGATGCAGCAGTACTAGTTTTTCTCTTGTGGTGGCATAAAAAAGTTGATTCTCATTTGCATCATCTGCTGAAAACCTGTGGCAGCTAATGGTATTATGACCATATGTCCTAATGTCTCTTTGCAAATTTAAAGGTTTTATTGTAGTGTCAACTTAATATCCGCATGTGTGTTAAATCTCTGAATACTGTGTAATTCAATTGATTTCTTGTGTTGGTGATGGTGATTATTAACGCACACTTAAAATCCAGCAAAGCAAttatttccctcttcttccctggaAATCATATTTGTGAGGTGTGGTACCCATTCTCAACAGTGTATTCATGATTCAATTCATTCTTTGTGTATCTGGTTATAAATTTTGTATAGCATTTAATTTGACACAATATAAATTCATTTGATTTGAATATaatggtgtatgtgtgtatatggtgtgtgtgtgcactttaGTTCCATGAGCTTTGGGAAGCTGATTCTACACATATCTTATATAGACATAAATGTATcaggcttattttctttttctttcttttttttttgcaaagcaaTATATACATTCCTCTTATTTATTAAATCACTGGCTTTGGTGTTATGTGGAGATATTTGTAGATCTCAGAACAGAATTacaatattgtgaaaattacaacttaataaatgtttactgtaaTTTTGTTGTAcagactttttaaatatatttcatcacTTCTAGCCAAACATTTATGGAGTTTCcccaatttttttcccctacctttttctctttctcttttgtaaagAGTTCCCCCAATTTTGACATGTAACAGTAATTCTATGATGAGAGGAGTCACAAAACCTTGAATTTAAGTGTTCGGTTGGctgtagggttgccagataaaacacagaatgcccagttaaatttgcatttcagatttaaaaaaatccccaGCACTCTTTTAGTATATTCCACATGAGTTATCTGAACCTGAAATTTAACCATgtgtcctgtatttttaattgctaaatgGGGTGACACTAACAGAGTAATGCAATTGATGCACACCCCTCCACCCAACCCTGAACCGGTGCTTTCTTGGGTGCTAAAAATCCCTTCTTTAGCAAGCACTTAGGAATAAATGCAACAGGAGTACAGTCCAGTTTAATACACTTATGACCCAGGAGTACTGCTcctgggtgtgtgtatatatcacatattGCAGAGAGCAAAGCCTCACACAGGTCCACAAGGGGACGGTTTGAGGCCAGccattgtgatggtatttggaggcaACCCATCCCTGGGAGAGCCCGCAGGTGAGCTGAGGGGCGAGGTGGCAGGACGATGCAGCCATTAGTAGTGACAACAGAGTGGAGTGAGAAAGTAGACATCAGAATGAGTAAGAAAACCATTCGTTTGAGTAAATTCAATGCTTGtgattaaaataatcattttgtaaGAAtgcatgtaaaaagaaaaagattcagcctggcgtggtggcacgtgcctgtctgtaatcccagctactcgggaggccaaggcaggagggtcacttgagcccaagagtttgagtccagcctgggcagcgtAGTGAGACCTCCCTgatctctaaaaaaattatttttaaataaatacaaaataaacataaaaaattcaaatataacacGTAGGTTGGGAGGAGGATGGGAATAGGTAGCAGAGAtcaagaagaaagcaaaagaaaacaggaggaaGACCTCACCGGGACTTGGAAGTCACGAAGGGAAACTGACTCGCACTTGGATTTTGCTTGTGGGAAATGAGACAGAAATATACATACTCACgtacatacacagacacatggCAGTTAAACCTTTCCCAGAGGAGTGCCCACGCCAAATCTATGCTTTCTCTAAGCCCTGCTGAATTATCACAGTCAACCTAACAGGTGGGCAGGAGGACGGGAGCAGGCAGGGGGCAAGGGGCACAGTGGCTCCGCTGCCAGCCTGCCGCACAGCGAGGAAGGGCATGTGGGCTGTGGCTACACCAGCTGCTCTGCTGTCACTGCCTCAGCCTCGTCATAGCTCATCAGCCCCCAACATCTCAGCAACGTGCTGCTCTGTGCAATCAGGGTGGCTCCTTGGTCTTGAATTTTACACCGTCCAACACGCACAGTCTCTGCCCCTGCTGTTCTTCC from Lemur catta isolate mLemCat1 chromosome 21, mLemCat1.pri, whole genome shotgun sequence encodes the following:
- the LOC123626144 gene encoding BRI3-binding protein, whose amino-acid sequence is MGARFSPGARARAGLLPPLLLLLLLLGLLAPGAQGARGRGGTEKNSYRRTVNTFSQSVSSLFGEDNVRAAQKFLTRLTERFVLGVDMFVETLWKVWTELLDVLGVDVSNLSQYFSPASLASSPARALLLVGVVLLAYWLLSLTLGFTFSVLHVVFGRFFWIVRVILFSMSCVYILHKYEGEPENAVLPLCFVVAVYLMTGPMGFYWRSTPSNPSVEEKLEHLENQVRLLNIRLNRVLESLDRSKDK